The stretch of DNA CCCGGTTCTGGGCATAGTCCAGCCGCTGGATGCCGTCGTAGGTGTCCCAGCCCCGGCCCTGGGCGTCAAAGCGCATGCCCCAACCGGCGCATCCAGAAAAGCCGCGCGGGTCGTTCATGACCCGGCCCTCACCGGTGACCGCGTCATAGCGGACCTGCGGCGCGCTCATCTGCCAGATGCCGCCGTCGTCGCCGAGCGTCATGGCCCCGCAGTTGTACCCTGTGGGGGCAAACGCGGTGTGGGTGCCGTCAGCGCGGTGGCGGACCAGACCCAGCATGCCGGAGGTCCACAGGTTGCCGGCCCCGTCCAGTGCTCTGTTGGAGCCGCCCTGGGCCAGCCGGACACGAGGTGACGCTACAGTCAGCAACGTCCGGCTGGAGACGTCGAGGCCACTGGGCTGCTCGGTGGTCACCAGGGTGACCGGAAAGTGCCCCACGGCCTGACCGGCGGGAACCGTCACCGCCAGCAGGACCGTCACCGGCTCACTGCCCGTAATGGTCACCGTCTGGGCCGCAGCGGTCACGCCTGCCGGCAGGCCCTGGGCCGTCACGGTCACGGCGCCGCGGTAGCCCTGCGGGTAGATGTTCAGTTCGAGTGTGCCGCCCTCGCCCTGCGTCACCTCACTGAAGCGCCCGTAGGCAATCACTGTGGGCGCCACGACGCTGACGCTGGGCAGACTGCCGCCGCCCAAGGGCTGCCCGCCGCGGCGCACCAGGATCGGCAGCGGGCCGGTATCGGTGGGCCCCCAGGGCTGCGCCGCCACCTTCAGGGTGGTGGACAGCGCCTGAGCGCGCAGATTCTGGGCCAGAGGACCGCGCTGGGGCATGCCCACCCACCAGCTGGCCGGCAGGGCGCTGCGCAGGGTGTAGCGGGCCGGACGGCTGAGCGCCTGGGCCTGCATGCCGGCACCAGCAGGCAGCGTGACCTGGGCAGGCGTGATCTCGAGGCCGGGGCGACCCGAGACCAGGTCGACGGTGCCACTGGCGCCGCCCACCTGGTACAGCTTCACAGGCACGTCCACGCTCTGTCCACGGCGGATGGTCAGGGGCACCCTGCTGTCCGGCACGACCACCACAGCCTCATCGGCACGTCCAAAAAAGAGCCTGGACTGCACGCCCGCAGGGGCCGTGCTGAACGACAGAGCGCCGTCCGCAGTCAGGTCGACCCGAATCAGGTTCCAGCCGGCGGCGGCGACCAGGTCGAAGTTCAGGCGGTCACCGTCACACAGGGCCGAGCCTTTCAGCGTGACCGCCGACGAGGCGTACAGCCGCATCAGCAGCTGGTCTTCCGGCGTGCGCTCAAAGACCGCGCCCAGCAGGTCATTCTGAGCTGAGAAGACCTTCAGGGCGCCGATATCCACCCGTACGCCGTCTGGATTGAGCCCGCCCCCAAAGGTGCAGCCGTCAAAAAGACTGTTCTGCAGCGTGGGGTTCGGGAGAACGGCATTCACGGCACCACTCGCGGCAATGGCGGCGGGAATGGTGGGCGCCTCGCGCTCACCGGCCAGCAGGTCAACGCGCAGCTGAGCCGCCGCATAGGGCCAGCCTGCCAGGCTTCCCTGAACCGTGTTGCCAGGAACGGTCGAAATCGGCGGAAGGGGCGGGAGGGGCGGCTGCGGAGGCGTGACGGGGTCCTGGCCACAGGCCGCCAGAGCAAGGCTGAGCACGAGCAAGAGGGGAATCTTTTTCATCGACCCTGCACTGTAGTTGGGCACGGGGTTGAGCGTCTATCCCCCGCCAAAGCGTGAAAACCTGAGTTTGCTCTCCATGCTCTGCAACCCCAGCTCCCCTGGAACCTGCGTTCGTTCTCACTTCACCCTTCAGGCGAACTTGACCCCTCGCTGAGAACGCCGGAGGGCGGCGAACGCACTGGTCTGGTGAATCCCGGCCTGCGCGCCCATCTGGCGCTGCTGCCCAGACGGACATCCCCACGCCGCCTAGCGCCAACGTTCCATCAGCGCGTCCACGAGTTGCTGGACCTGCGCCTTCAATTCCGGGTGCAGCGGCACAGCGCAGCCCCAGTCCGGGTCACACTGCCGGCACAGGGCACTCAGGAAGTCGTGGGCACGATCCTCCAGCACCCACTGGCACATCTCGCGCCACGCTTCAGGCTGCTGCTCGCGAACCTGATTCCACAGGTGCAGCACCTCCCCGGTGAGGCAGGCACCGGCACCGGCGAGAATCAACGCGTCCAGCTGGGATTGGGCCTGTTCGATAGAACTCATTCCCAGAAGATCTGCTGCCGCCTCACTGAACCTGATCGAAGTCCCGAGCCTGGCATCGGACGGCTGCCCGATGGACGGGGACCAGGCCCGCCGAACCCTGTACAGTTCGCTCGTGTGTCATGACATTTGCTCCGGACAGTGGACCCGTGGGGGAAGGCGATGACGCAGGCGCCCTCCGCGGAGCAGCTGCAGGCACTGCTGGACGATGCGCTGCCTGAGGGTCAGCTGAATCCAGCGGGGGCCACGCGGCTGCTGGCCTTTCTGGACGCCCTGCCTCCTCTGCTGCTGCCACGCATCGACGAGCAGTGGCGCGTGCCCTTCCGGGGGAACACCCCGGGCCCGGCCGGCTGGTTCCGGGCCGTCCAGGACTGGCGCTGGCACTCCACCTTCCCCAGCTGGTTGACACATCACCCCGACGAGCTGCTCACGGCGCCCGGCGTGGTGGCTGCCCTGGCCGGCAGTCCTGACGGGTATGCCCGTGAATCCGCGGTGCGTCTCCTGGCGCGCCTGGACGCTCCGCTGACCACCGGCATTCTGCTGGTTCGCGCGGGCGACTGGGCGCCGCCGGTGCGCGCCGCGGCACTGGAGGCCCTGCACGCCCGGCTGAGTGACGCCTACGCCGACCACTGGGCCCGCTACGCCGCGCTGGTCGACCGGCTGGAACGGTTGGAGCGCGGTGACGCGGTGCTGGCAGAGTTGGCGTGGGCCCTGCTGCGCACGCCAGCAGGACTTCAGGCGATCCGGAGGAATTGGCCCGGCGCCGACCGGGACACCCGCTTGACCCTGCTGCGGGTACTGGAGCAGCTGTCCGGCCCGCCGCGACTCCTGTGGCTCGGCACCCTGACGGAGGACCCCCACGTGCAGGTGCGCCGGCGGGTGGTTGAACTGCTGCCCGCGGAGGGGCTGCACGCCCGGCTGGCGGATCCCAACGCGGGCGTCCGCGAACGGGTGCTGTCCCGGCTCCTGGGGCTCACCCCACTGCACGAGGTGCCCGCGTTCCTGCTGACCGCCTTGCTCGATCCGCGCAGCAGCGTGCGGGCCCTCGCACAATTTGAGGCCCGCCGCCGAGGTGTGCACCTAAGGGCTGCGTACCTGAAGGTGGAAGTGCCCTTCCTCTCTGCCGCGGCGCTGCGGGGCTGGGCCGCCGGCGTACGGGAGCAGCGCCTGATAGAGACCAGTTCGCACCTGGAAGCGCTGCTGGGCCATGCCAACGCCCGGGTGCGGCTGGAGGCGCTGCTGGCGCTGGGCACACTGGCCCCGACCCACCACGTCGACCGGCTGGAGGACGCCCTGCTGGGATCGGCGGCCCAGGCACGGGTGGGAGAATTGACCCTGCGCGCCGCACACCTGCTGACCCAGGAGCGCCTGGAGGCACTGTGGCACCGGACGACGACAGACCGGCAGCGCCGCCGTCTCCTTCGACTGGCCGCGGGCCTGCCCCGCTTCGACGCGGCCGCGGTGCTGCTCACCTGGCGTGCCGAGACCAGATCAGCTCTGTCAGAGGAGCTGGACGACACGCTGCATCATCTGCTGACCGGATTCGGCACGCGGTATTACACCCGGCCCAGCCTGATTCAGCAAGCGGCCCTCGGGCGGGCGGTGCAGACGGGCACGCTGAACGGGCAGCTCCGGTCCGCAGTGGAGGCCCTGCTGCCATGATGTGCTCGGCCCGGTCACGTGAACCAGAATTATCCGCATCTCACACCTGCGCTGCGCGAGCCTGGCGGGGACCCGGACGCTCCGCTATCAGTCAGCACCGTCCGGGAGTTCGTCCGCCTACACCAGTCCGCTCACTTGACCTGTCTGTGCCGCCCACAGACCTGTCTCAACTCTAACCAATGCTGAAGCTTTCCCTGACCGTGCGCACGAGGGGCCCGGCGTATGAACGCGCATCACGCTGGTCCTGACTTGATCCATGGCCCCGTATCTCGCCGCTCCTTCGTCCCTTCTGTTGAAAAAGCCGCCATGGGGGACATCAATTCGCCGGTCAGGAGGATGCGCACTCTTCTCCCCCGGCCCTGAGTGAGGCGTTCTTCAGAAGGGAGCACCGGAGGTGTCGGGGGGCCGGGGGGGGCGCGCCCTCCAGAGAGTTGAGACACGCCTGCAGGCCCCTGGGAAAGCGCCCCGGTCAGAGGGCTTTCCCTTCTGCCTCTAGTTCACGGTGGGCTCCCCGCGCTGCAGGCAAAGTGAGGTATGAGAGCCACCACTGAGGGACGGAAATCTGGGTGGTTCACCATCCAACCGACCCGTACCCAGCAGTCACGTTCTGAGTTCAGCGCCCAGGCAGCTGCTTCTCTGAGTGAAAGATGAGGGCCACGCGTTCCCACCCACGATGCGATTTTTCCAGATTCAGTACGGTGTCGTCGTGCTCCCTCCCTCCGCCCAATCTCGCCTGCCCTCGGATCTGGACGCCCTCCTGGCGCGCGCAGGGTGCGCCATCGACCGTCAACGCAACGTGGCGTATGAACAGGAGGCGCCTGACCTGATGTACGACGACCTCTCTGGAGAAGTGGTCGCTCTTCCCCCACCCGCGCTGCCGCCGGTTCCTACAGCGGTGAGTACTCTGGACGCGTTGTACCAGCAGGCCTGGAGTCGAGCAGAAGCCGACCTGAGGCGAACTGCCAACGCTGGTCAGCGCATTCCAAAGAATGTCATTGACATCCAGGCCGCCATGGAGCTCGATCTCGCGCTGGTCACGGGTCGCTCGGTCGGCGAGGCCCGCGGTGCCACGTTCAGCACCCAGGGCTTGATAGCCGCTTCGCTCGGCATCCTGCGCCGCACCCTTTGCCGGGCGCTCAATGGCCTGAAAAAAATTAGCGTTCCTCTCCGGCGCGCCCTCTCCCGCGCGCACGCGCAGAAGGTGAGTTCCGGAAGGATGCGCGGCCAGGCCGCGTACGATGGCTGCACCACCGACCTGCGGCCCACCTCTCCCGGTGCCCACCTTGAGAACCTGCATTCTGCGGATCTCGAGGCGCGCTGGCGTGCCTGGAGGCCGCATTTTGGGCGGGACATTGATGAGCGCGCCTCTGCGGGAACTGCTTTGCTGAACCTGCTCGAATGCCTCAGCGTTCCGCTCGGGTTCGCCAAAGGCAGCCCCGCCTGGTGCGCTGTGGGTACCCTCTGCCGCGTGCTGTTCTCCCTGTGCCCCTCAGCCTTCTTCGCCTTCGTCAAAGGCGAGTTGTCCCGTCTGACGACCTCTCCCCTGCAGGACATGGCCTCTGCGCCTGCAACCCCTGGGGAACCAGGCCAGGAGAAGGGGCACGGGCCTCTTCCAGCCACCGTGCCGGACGCCACTCCTCCAGCGGTAACCACGTCGCTACCCCGGGTCGGTTCGCCTGTTCCTCCCGCTGAACCGCTTCCCTCTCCGCAAGATGACGGTGTGGACAAGGATGACCGGGCGGAGCAACGCTGGCTGGCCGCCAAAGATACTGAATGCCTCAACAAGGGAGCAGAACGTCGGAGGCGAGATGCCTCGGAGGGGGCGGCGCCGACGAGTTCTTCTGACCATCAGACAGGACATTTCTCAGGTTGGGCATCAGACGCACGTCCGCAGGCGGCTGACGTGAGGGGCATCAAAAGCCCCCGACCATAGTGAATGACCCACGCTACAGCTGCGCCGCGGCACTCTGACCGATCTGGAGGACAGTAGGACCAGTGAGGCTCCCCTGATCTACAGGAGGCCTGGGCGACGGTGAGGGCCAACAGAGAGATCTCAGCCCTCTTCACGTTGCGCATGTGCAGGAAAAGAACCGGGGAAGACCCATTAGTATCGGTCCATGCTTTCCGTGCAGGACAACTCCGACTCATCGCCAGGAGACGCCCTGTTGGCCCCTCTGGATCATGCCCTGCAGGCCGCCCTGCTGCCGCTGGCCTTCGAGGCCCTCTGGCATCCTGTGGAGGCTCTGGAACTCGCCCCTGACCTGCCGGAGGACTGGTTCAGGACCGTCACCCGCACGCTGAACCTTCCGGTCGAGGGTAACCGGGCGCCGGTACCGGAGGCCGTTCAGCAGGTGCTGCGCCGGCGCCTCAGCCACGAGCGGCCACGCCTGTACCGGGAGCTCGCCGGCGCCGCCGCTGACCGCGCCTTCGCGGCCGATGACGTCCAGCTGGCCATGACGCTCCTGCACGCCGGCGGGCTGCTCCGGCAGGCGGAAGCCGGCCTGGTCGCCTGGATTTCCCGCTGGGACCTGGCGAACGGATTCGGAACGGTGAACCAGCACCTGCAGGCCCTGCCGGGAGCGTGCCTGACGGCCCGGGTTCGGGGGGCATGGTGGCACGCGCAAATCCGTCAAGGGGGCGAGGCCGGCGCGCAGGCACGGCGGGAGGCCCAGGCGGCGTATGACGCCGGGGAACGCGAGCCGGAGGTCGTTCATGCCCTGCTGCTGGGGCACAACTTCGACAGCCAGCACGTGCTGGCGCTGGCACTGGCGGACGAACTGCTCGCCGGGGGCGCCGGGGGTCTCCTGCGCCTGCGCACGCTGCATCAGCGCGCCGTGGCCCTGCTGGACCTGGGCCGCCTGACCGAGCACCGCGCGGCCGCGGAAGCCCTGATAGAAGAGGCGGGCCGCCAGGGCCGCCTGGACTTCATCGCTTCCGGCCACGCGGCCCTGGCGTACGCGCTGGAGGAAGGCCGGCACTGGGACGACGCGACCTGGCATTACGAGCGGGCCACCGCCACCAGTGAACGCATCGGGCACCACCGTCAACTGGTGGTGGTGCTCAACAACTTCGCGCAGATGCTCGCCCAGGCCGGGCGGCCCGCGGAAGCCCGGCTCAAGCTGGAGGCGGCCCGCCCGTACCTGTCCGGACACGCGGCCCAGGACGCCTGGCTGGCGCTGACCCGCGCCATCATCGACCATCAGTACGGGGCACACGCCGAGGCCCTGATCTCCACGCGGGCCGCTGTTCAGGCCGCTGCGGCGGCCAGTCTGGACGGCTACCAGCTGAGCGCCCTGCTGCTGGAAACGCAGCGGCTGGCCCTGGACGGTCAGACCGACGCGGCCACCTCCCGCTTCCGGGAGGCGCGGGCGCTGCTGCCGGCCGGCGACTCGCACGACGCCACCGCGAGCCGCTTGACCGCTGCGATGCAGCAGTACTTGCTGGGTCAGGTCGAAGGTGCCGTGGAGGCGTTCGCCGGGCTGAGTCAGGATGAACACCTTTCCGCCTGGGATCAGGCGCGCCTGCAGCTGTATCTCGCCGACGGCGCGCTGCACCTGAACAGCCGCCCAGATCTGGAGGCGGTCACGCGGGCCCTGTCGCGCGCGGGGACCGACGCTCCCCTGCGCACGGATGCGCCCCGACTGAGCCGCGTGCTGGACTGGCTGGCGCGTGAGCCAGGCTGGAAAGAACGCCTGGCCTGTGCCCTGGAGGCAGCGCCAATGGGTGAGACCATTGTGCTCCGCTTTGAACTGTATGGCCCGCTGGTCTTCCAGCACGCTGGAGGGGCACTGCCCTTTCCCCTGCAGCGATCAGCGGAACTGCTGGCGTACTTGGCCTTACACGGCCCCTCTACCCGGCAGAACCTACTGACGGCCCTGTTCGGCCACACCGACACGGCGTCGACGGACCATTTCAAGAAGGTGCTGCGCGGCCTGCGCAGCGCGCTGATTCCCCTACTGCCTCCAGGGACAGACGCGGTGCTGAACGAGCAGCGCCGGTATCGGCTCAACCCATTGATTGCGGTCACCTGCGCCTGGTACCCACAGGCTCTCTTTCCCCTCGCCGTCCTGCGCACCAGTGGTGCCATGACCGTGACCGGCCTGTTCCTGGACGGCGTCCGTGGCCCGTGGGTTGACAGCCTGCTGGAGGACGCCCACGAGGAGCTGGTCCGTGAACTGAAGGAACGCCAGCGTGCCGGGCAGCCGGACGCGGCGGCGCTGTTGGTCCGGGCGCAGGCACTCTGACCTCAGAGGGTCAGCCCTCTGGCTTGAAGCTCCTCTGCCCCTGCCCACCTCCCCGCTCAGGGCATCCGGTGAATTCACGGCGGGCCGGCGGTCTGACGTGGGTTCATCCCTCTGGCCCGAAGTCATCCATCTGCCACAGGGCCGCTGAGGATCAAGCCCGCAAGCCCGGAGGTGACCGCCAGCAGGCAAGGGGGCGACATTGACCAGGGCGACCTCCACGTGCCTCTACAGCTGGCACGGTGGGGAGACAGCAGGGGCAGAGATCCAGCCTTTCCCCCTTTCTTCCCCCACCCATTCTTAGCTTGAGGTGTGGGAGATATGAAAAGGTTACGGCGCCTCGCGCTGGGTGCCCTGTTGGGTCTGTCGGCATGTGGCCTGACCGGGCAAAAGCCCAGCGAGGTCATGAAGGAATTTGAAGCCCTCTGCGTGCACAACACTCAGGGTAAGGAGCTTTGCGTCACGGACACACCGGGAGGAAAGGACGCCCTTGCGGAGAAAATGGGGCTCGAGTGGAAGGCATTTGATGGAAATTTCCAGGCGGATCACCACGGCGTTCGGCTGACCTATGTGCCCGGCTTTCTGGGGATGGCAGAACTGCTGGCCACGGACCGCTCACTGTCGGAGGGAGAGATCAACACCCTCTACCGCGCCATCACCCAGGGTGTTCTGCAGGGCCAGGATCCCCAGGCGATTCTCGATGCGAAGAACTGACGCAACCCAGCACCACGGCGCCCCACGGCCTTCGTCCAGCGGTCACGCATGAGGCGCCGCGTCCTCGCCGGAAGCGTGGCCCTTACCCTCGCGGCGGCTGGCTGGGCCGGAGCAGGCGGCTTCCTGCTGACCACCTCGGACCTGTCGACCTACTGCCTCAGAGAACAGTGCCGTCTGGCAGGACACGAGACGCGCGCCATGTTCGGCAACGTCCTCCTCTTCCAGGTCTACACCACCCGCCGTCCAGGCATCCTCTGGGTGGGCCGCTACCGGGACGGCCAGATCATCGAAAGCCGACTCGAATTCAAGCACGGCAACTTCCAGTCTACCGAGTGGACGGCGATGCAGCGCTTCGTGCAGGACGCCACCGGGACAACAGTGCCGGTCAGCAAATTCCAGACCTGCATGAAGGCCCTCACCGCACAGCAGCGCGACCCGGGCAAGCAGGGCTACGGCCGGTGGGGCGTCCAGGTGGTCCAGAACATTTCGGTGGAGTGTGAAGCGCGGCCGCTGGGAACAGGGAAGGGCGCAGCGTTCAGTGTCAGCGTGCATCCTGACGGTGAATAACTGACCTCCCGCAAGCACAAGCATCCGTTATCGCCCAATCTAGACGTCATTAAGGAGAGAACATGTTCCCATTCAGATATACACCCTATCTGGCCTATGCCAGGCCCGCTGCTCTTCTGTCCGCAGTAGCCATCATCTTTTCCGCAACTGCCACGGCACAAAGCTGGACCAGCCAGGACCAGCGCTACAAGACGACCTTCTCGGGATGCAGTCGTCTGGACGCAAAGACAGTCTCCTGTTCTGGTTCAGTGACCTACATTGGAACGGCGGACTCCAGGGCATCAGACATCTATCACGCTAATTTCAGAACCATTGATGCCAATGGAAAAGAGGTGGCTGCCAGCTGGGGAACCATCGCCAACGGAAGTCGGGTGGAGAACCGTGGGTGGGGCATGGGATTCAATGCTTACAAGGACCTCCCCGTCAAGGTCAACATGGCTCTCCCTTACAGCAGCGACTCCATTCCGCGCCTGGTCTTCAACGGCTACATTCTCAGCAACGTGCGGGTGGGCGGAACACCCTCATCGGCGTCACCGACCCCAGGGATCAATCTCCCCCCGACTCAAGCATTCATCGGCGGCAAAGCCTTCACCATCTCTTTTACCAACTGTCAGCCAGGCGGTTCCGGATATGCCTGTATGAGCCAGGTCAACCCCTCCAAGTAGAGCAGGACTGACTGTCATCACTAGACGAACTTCTCCAGGCCTGCTTCCAGACAGGCCTTCTTCTGCTCCAGAGCCGAGTTGAGGATCTTGACCTGGGATAATGCGTCACCTGTGTGCAGCGGAGCTGAGGCTGGCTGGAGCGTCTCAGCTTCCGCAACCTCTGGGAGTTCTGCTCCGTGAGCCGGGACAACCTTGACAACGCTTTCTTCAACTTGGGCCCAAAGGCGGATGACGGGAGACGCAGCAATGCCTGTGATCTGGCAGAGATGAAGGAGGCCGAGCAAGAGGGCAGGTATCAGCCCCTGGTCTACCCGGCCCCCCACACGGCGGCCCCTAACCCACCTCTCCCCCAGCCAGGCGACCCGGATGGCTGGGGCGGCATCCAACATTTTGACGACGGTCTGCCAGATCTGCACGGGTGGGTGAAGCGTGTCCAGGCTTACCGTGGAGCCCTGTGAGGCGCTGAATCGAACCAGGCACCCCAGTTGACGCCACAGACTGCTGACGTTCACCACACGACAGGAAGTCTGGTGCCCGCCCATGCCATGCTGCCTGCATGCCCAACCGCTTCACCGCTCGTGCGCTTGCCGTCGAGGAGCTCACTGATCTGGACACCTTTCTGATTGCCCTGGCTGACCATGCAGACGGGCCCACCCGCTCGCTGGAACTTCAGAAGGCGCTGGATGCCGGGGAGGACGAGGAGCATGACTTCGACTCGTACTGCCTGGTTGTGGACGGTGCCGCCACCCACTCTGGTGGTGTGGTGACCTGCCACCTGACGGCACAGACCCTGGTGTTGCATCTGAACGAGCAGGCGGCAGACACGCTGGAGACTGACGGCTTCGAGATCGACCTCGACCTGAGCGAGGAGCAGCGGACCGCGCTGCGCGCCGGCCTCGAGCGGCTGTTCCAGGGTGACCGGCTCGCGCCCGCCACGCTGGTGCTGGAATGACGGTTCTGCCCCTGGATGACCCCCGCTGGGCTTCGCTGCAGCACGCCTACGGTTCGGCGGCCGATGTGCCAGATCTCCTGAAGGCGCTGAACGGTGTGCCTGCACCCCTGGATGGAGCGTCAGAGCCTTGGTTCTCGCTGTGGAGTGCGCTGTGCCATCAGGGAGACGTGAATACCGCGTCGTACGCTTCATTGCCCCACCTGGTCGCGGATGCGGTGCGGGTGCCGGCGCCTGGACGGGTGGGGCACCTGCACCTCGCCGCAACGATCGTGGCGCTGGGTCAGGCCGAGCGATCTCCGGCCGTGCCGAAGGATCTGCAGGAAGGCTTTGACGCGGCCGTCCAACGCCTGGGCGAGCTGGCACTGGACGGCCTGGGCGCCGCGGCAGCGCTCAGCGAGGAAGAGCTGAGCGTGCTGCTCGGCACGTTGGCCGTGGCCAGGGGGCAGTCATCCCTGGGAAATCTTTTGCTGCAGTGGACCAGTGAGCTCGAATGCGGGGAGTGTGGCGCGCCCACGCCGCTGAGCCAGGCCTACGCTCTGGAGCACTGAGCCCTGTCCTCCCGCTTTACTCCATTGGCCCGCATCTTCTGC from Deinococcus sp. QL22 encodes:
- a CDS encoding Imm10 family immunity protein yields the protein MPNRFTARALAVEELTDLDTFLIALADHADGPTRSLELQKALDAGEDEEHDFDSYCLVVDGAATHSGGVVTCHLTAQTLVLHLNEQAADTLETDGFEIDLDLSEEQRTALRAGLERLFQGDRLAPATLVLE